The Gemmatimonas sp. genomic sequence GCGATGCTCGCGAAGCGCCTCGATCAGCAGCCCGACCCCAGGCCGGCGCCGCCCGGGTACGCCTACGTCACGCGTCTCAGGCTCTACCGCGGCGAGATCACCCCCGAGCAGCTCATCACGGAGAACGACACCGACGAGGTGAACCTCTCCACGCTCGCATACGGGCTTGGCAACTGGTATCTCGTGAACGGCGACAGCGTCAATGCACGACGTGCCTGGGAGCGTGCCATCAACAGCGGCGGCTGGCCGGGGTTCGGCTTCAATGTGGCGGAGGCGGAGCTCCGCCGGCTTGGCGGAGCAGGGACGCGGAGATAAGGAGACGCAGGGATGTCGATCGTGGCGTGTGGCGTCTGCGGTTTTCCGCCGCCACCGCGGACCCCCGGCACGGCCATCAACCCAGCCACTCCTTGAACAGCGTCTCGTCCACGCCTACGCACAGCTTGTTCTGCAGGCGGACCAGGGGCTGCTTCAGCAGATACGGTTCCTCGGCCAGGATCGACAACCACTTTTCCTCGCCGTAAAGCGCCGTCCGCAGCCCCAGGTCAGCGAACCGCTTCGACTCCCGGTCGAGGATGGCCTCCACGCCGAACTTCTGCGCGAACCGCTTCAGCTCCCCCAGCGACGCCGCACGCTCCGCCAGATCGACAAAGTGCGTCTTCACCCGTCGTTCGGCGAAGAAGCGCAGCGCCTTGCGGGT encodes the following:
- a CDS encoding ArsC/Spx/MgsR family protein, translated to MPPADLQVQIFGTKKSADTRKALRFFAERRVKTHFVDLAERAASLGELKRFAQKFGVEAILDRESKRFADLGLRTALYGEEKWLSILAEEPYLLKQPLVRLQNKLCVGVDETLFKEWLG